Genomic DNA from Pseudomonadota bacterium:
AACCAATCGCGTCGCTCGGTAAAAACACAGGGTCGTACCCAAAGCCGTTTTCCCCTTTGGGCTCAATGGCGATATGACCTTCCCATTTGCCCTCACAGATTAGCGGCGCGGGATCATCCGCGTGGCGTAATACCACGAGTGTGCATCGAAAGCGCGCGGTGCGTTCAGCATGCGGCACGCCATCGAGTGAGTCTAACAGTTTGATGATGTTTTGCTGATCAGTCGCCTCTGGGCCTGCGTAGCGTGAGGAATAAATGCCGGGCGCGCCGTGAAGCGCGTCGACCTCCAGTCCCGAGTCGTCGCCTAGTGCCGCGCAGTGTGTTTGTGCGCAGGCTGAGCGGGCTTTCAGTAACGCGTTTTCGACGAAGGTCAGACCGGTCTCGTCGACATCATCCAGGCTCAATTCGCCGCTGCTGCGCACCTCGAGTGCGAGTCCATCAAGCAACTGCACCAGCTCCTTGCGCTTGCCGTCGTTATGCGTGGCGATAATCAGCTTGGATGTCATAGAGAGGCTCGTTGGTGTGTCGGTAGTGATTCGCCCAACAGACTAACCGCTCCTGTCCAGCGCCTCACGCTGCACCGCCATGAGTTGGCGATTGCCGAGCGAGGCTAGATCGAGCAGCGAATTGAGTTCATCGCGTGAAAAAGCATGGCCCTCGGCGGTTCCTTGTACCTCAATAAAATGCCCCGCATCGTTCATCACGACATTCATATCCGTTTCGGCGCTCGAATCTTCTGCGTAGTCCAGATCCAGAACAGGTAGGCCCTCGAAAATACCCACTGACACCGCGGCGATCTGGCCGTGCACGGGGTTATTCTTAATCTTGCCTTTGGCAACCATCCACTGTGTGGCGAGTTGCAGCGCGACGAACGCGCCGGTGATCGACGCCGTGCGCGTGCCGCCGTCGGCCTGCAGTACGTCGCAATCAAGTGTGATCGTGTGTTCGCCAAGCGCCGCCAGGTCCACGGCAGCGCGCAAGGAGCGGCCTATGAGCCGTTGTATTTCCAGAGTGCGACCGGATTGCTTACCACGCGCGGCTTCGCGCGCGCTGCGCGAATGGGTTGAACGTGGCAGCATACTGTATTCCGCCGTCACCCACCCCTTGCCGGTGTTGCGCAAAAAGGGTGGCACGCGACTCTCGACGCTGGCGTTGCACAGTACGCGTGTGTCACCGCAACTGATGAGCACAGAGCCTTCGGCGTGCCGTGTGAACGGTTGTTCGATGCTGAGTGTGCGCAGCGCGTCAGGCGCGCGTCCACTGGGTCGTTTATTCGATGACATAGCGTGTTCCATCAGCACTAGAGGGCTGGTTGTGTGGTTAGAATGTAGCGCGTTGCGCCGTTAGTCGGCCTGAAAATGAATCACAGCGGCACTGGTGTTGTCACTGTGTGGGGCCTCGGCATCGATCGCGGCCTCCATGAGGGTGCGCAGATTGCTCAGTAGATCCAGCTCGGCAAACCCGCTTGGAAAGCACTGGGCGATGTCTTTGTCGTCGGTGCCTCCCCAGAGTCCGTCACTACACAGCAACAGCACATCGTTTCGTTCGAGCGTTTTCGCACCGGCAACGCTGCAAAACGGTTCACGTGGTTCGCCGCCAATACAATGCTCAACGTAGTTGCGCAACGGATGCTCGCGATATTCGTCTTCGGTAATGAGTCCTTCTCGAAGCAAGATTTCGATATGGCTGTGATCACGTGTACGGGCGATCATCTTGCGGCTGCGCAAATGATAGATTCGACTATCGCCGACATGCGCCCAGTACGCTTTTTCATTCTGTACCAGTGCCAGCGCACAGGTGGCGCGGGGCCGTGCATCAACGGACTGATCCTTACCCATTTCCACCAGCGCCTCGTGCGCTTTTTCAATACATTGCACCAAGAATTCGCGCGGGTGATAGATGGGTTTGTCGGCCTCATCGAACAGGTCGAAGATGACGGTCAGCGCAAGCTCGGCGGCCCGGGCGCCCTCGTTATGGCCACCCATGCCGTCGATGACAACCGCAAAGACGACCGCGTCGTGTTGGCGCACACCAACCCGATCCTGGTTCTCCTCTCGATGCCCAATCAAACTCAGGCTGGCGGTTTCAGTTGGCACGACTAAGGGTTTTTACTCATCGAAAAGGGAATGCTGCCCGTTTGTTTTCGTGTCAATTCCAAAGTACTCTCATCGCCACTCAAACACGGTGGGTAGTGTGCCAAGATAGCTTTCAAAAAGCGACCACCATAACGCGCTTAGGGGTATCGCATGACGCATAGCATGACCGGATTTGCACGACAGGATCAACAGGCGCCGTGGGGCGAGCTGGCGGTTGAAGTGCGTGCGGTCAACCACCGTTACCTGGAGATGAGCCTGCGTTTGCCTGAGGAACTGCGCGCGCTCGATCCGTCTTTGCGTTCGCTAGTGGGTCACAAGCTTAGCCGCGGCAAAATCGACGTGAGCGTTAAGTTAACAACGACCCGATCACCGGATGAAACGATTAGCCTCAATCATGCCTTGGTTGATCAGTTAGTGAGTACCGTTTCCCAGCTGGAAACACAGCTCGGGGGAGGGCGTCTACGGCCGATGGACGTGTTGCGCTGGCCGGGTGTGGTGGTCGAACCCGAACGGGATCTCACCCCGATTCAACAGTCGGCGGTTGCACTCGTCGAAGAGGCGCTTAAACAGTTGGTCGACAGTCGGGCCAGTGAGGGCGCTCGACTCGATGCCATGATTCGTGAACGTTGCGCGGCGATTTCGGACCTGGTCACGACGACGCGTGATCGTTTACCGGCCATTCGTCAGGCTATCCAAGACAAGCTGCGTGCACGTCTGCACGATTTGGCGGTCAATGCGGATGAAGGACGACTGGAAACCGAGATTGCGCTCTTATTGAACAAGGCGGATGTCGACGAAGAGCTCGATCGACTAGACAGTCACGTCATCGAGGCAACTCGAATTCTCGACTCGTCCGAGCCGATCGGGCGACGACTCGACTTTCTCATGCAGGAATTCAATCGCGAGGCCAATACGCTGGGCTCGAAAGCGCAGGACGCCGATACCACCAAAGTGGCGATGGAACTCAAAGTACTCATCGAGCAAATGCGTGAGCAAGTTCAAAACATTGAATAGCGGTTCGAGCTACAGTGATCTGGCAATGGCTGCAAAAGGGATGGCGTCAATTTATGGGTAGCTCGACAACCCCTCAGCTTTATGTTGTCGCGGCGCCATCAGGCGCCGGCAAAACAACGCTGGTTAAAGCGCTGCTCGAACAGCACGAGGGACTGCGCATGTCCGTGTCGTTTACGACCCGATCAAAGCGCAACACGGAAGTGCACGGACAGGATTATTGGTTCGTGACCGTCGAAGAAATCCAGCGACTGGCCGATGAAGGAGGGTTGCTCGAACACGCACAAGTGTTTGATAACTATTACGGCACTGGGCGAGATCAGGTGCAGGCCCTACTCGATCAAGGTTATGACGTGCTGCTGGAGATCGATTGGCAAGGGGCTCGCCAAGTGCGCGCAGCGATGCCGGAGAGCGCCAGTATTTTCATCCTTCCACCGTCCCGCGCGGAGCTTGAGCGGCGGCTGCGAGGGCGATCTACGGACTCCGACGAGGTCATCGCCCGCCGATTGCGTGATTCGGTGAGCGACATGTCTCACTGGAACGAATTCGATTACGTCATCGTGAACGATGATTTTGATAATGCTGTCAGTGACTTAAGTCATATAATCGATGGCGCCGGTCAGGCTTTTCGGGCCGATCGCGAGTCGCTTGCGCCCCTTATCGACGAATTGCTCGCTCGCTGACCGCTCATCCGGGCGCAGCGGCGTAAAATCGCGGACGCCGAATTGGGCATTTCCAATCCGCTGATCTAGCGAAAGCCCGGCTAAATGCAGTAAACTCTGGCCCCTTGCACTTTAAACAGCGCAGCGCGTTCGTGCGCTCGCCAAACTCAACGTCAGGAATCAAGATGGCCCGAATTACCGTAGAAGACTGCCTTAATCATGTCGACAACCTGTTCGATCTGGTATTGATCGCCGCCAAGCGCGCGCGTCGGATCGCCAATGGGGCAGAAGTGCTCGTCGACGAGGACAACGACAAGCCGACCGTCATTGCGCTTCGCGAAATTGCCGGTGGCCTGATCAACGCCGATATCCTGAACGAAACCGAAGTGGACTACACGGAGGCGGAAGAAGAGGAAACGGAAGCTCGGTCTGAGATCGCGCCGCCTGCGCCCCCGCTCACTTCAAGCTGAGACCATGCCTGACGACGGACCGCTAACGTTGTTCCAGATTGGGCGCTGTATGCGCTCTGCCGACCGCGTTCGAGCGCGGTCATGACGGCCAGCGACGGTTGTCTGCTCCCCTCACTTGACCGGTCGCGCGCCGGCCATCACGCCTTTAGGGCAATGCGTTGGACTCGGCCGCCACGTTCCTAGGGCGCCTGCCCCTCGGGCGCGGCTGGACCCTGGATGGTGCTCGGGGGCTGCTGAATAAGCTACGCACCTATTTGCCTGCTGAGCAAATTTCCATGGTGCGGCGTGCCTATGCGTTTGGCGCGAAAGCCCACGATGGGCAAACGCGTA
This window encodes:
- the rdgB gene encoding RdgB/HAM1 family non-canonical purine NTP pyrophosphatase, which translates into the protein MTSKLIIATHNDGKRKELVQLLDGLALEVRSSGELSLDDVDETGLTFVENALLKARSACAQTHCAALGDDSGLEVDALHGAPGIYSSRYAGPEATDQQNIIKLLDSLDGVPHAERTARFRCTLVVLRHADDPAPLICEGKWEGHIAIEPKGENGFGYDPVFLPSDAIGSAAQLSAEQKSRLSHRALALQQLTSRLHDFLRQH
- the rph gene encoding ribonuclease PH, translated to MSSNKRPSGRAPDALRTLSIEQPFTRHAEGSVLISCGDTRVLCNASVESRVPPFLRNTGKGWVTAEYSMLPRSTHSRSAREAARGKQSGRTLEIQRLIGRSLRAAVDLAALGEHTITLDCDVLQADGGTRTASITGAFVALQLATQWMVAKGKIKNNPVHGQIAAVSVGIFEGLPVLDLDYAEDSSAETDMNVVMNDAGHFIEVQGTAEGHAFSRDELNSLLDLASLGNRQLMAVQREALDRSG
- a CDS encoding PP2C family serine/threonine-protein phosphatase, yielding MPTETASLSLIGHREENQDRVGVRQHDAVVFAVVIDGMGGHNEGARAAELALTVIFDLFDEADKPIYHPREFLVQCIEKAHEALVEMGKDQSVDARPRATCALALVQNEKAYWAHVGDSRIYHLRSRKMIARTRDHSHIEILLREGLITEDEYREHPLRNYVEHCIGGEPREPFCSVAGAKTLERNDVLLLCSDGLWGGTDDKDIAQCFPSGFAELDLLSNLRTLMEAAIDAEAPHSDNTSAAVIHFQAD
- a CDS encoding YicC/YloC family endoribonuclease, which produces MTHSMTGFARQDQQAPWGELAVEVRAVNHRYLEMSLRLPEELRALDPSLRSLVGHKLSRGKIDVSVKLTTTRSPDETISLNHALVDQLVSTVSQLETQLGGGRLRPMDVLRWPGVVVEPERDLTPIQQSAVALVEEALKQLVDSRASEGARLDAMIRERCAAISDLVTTTRDRLPAIRQAIQDKLRARLHDLAVNADEGRLETEIALLLNKADVDEELDRLDSHVIEATRILDSSEPIGRRLDFLMQEFNREANTLGSKAQDADTTKVAMELKVLIEQMREQVQNIE
- the gmk gene encoding guanylate kinase, whose amino-acid sequence is MGSSTTPQLYVVAAPSGAGKTTLVKALLEQHEGLRMSVSFTTRSKRNTEVHGQDYWFVTVEEIQRLADEGGLLEHAQVFDNYYGTGRDQVQALLDQGYDVLLEIDWQGARQVRAAMPESASIFILPPSRAELERRLRGRSTDSDEVIARRLRDSVSDMSHWNEFDYVIVNDDFDNAVSDLSHIIDGAGQAFRADRESLAPLIDELLAR
- the rpoZ gene encoding DNA-directed RNA polymerase subunit omega yields the protein MARITVEDCLNHVDNLFDLVLIAAKRARRIANGAEVLVDEDNDKPTVIALREIAGGLINADILNETEVDYTEAEEEETEARSEIAPPAPPLTSS